The Flavobacteriales bacterium genomic sequence AAGAACTACGGCTTCAAGATCAACCCCCGAATTGTACGCGCAGCCTCCTCAGCACCGGGTGGATCATAGTTGGAGAGTACGATGATCAAGAGGTCGGCATCGATGTCATAGTCGATGATGGAGTTGGCACCTGGAGCCCCTCCACCCAATAGCAGGCCCTTCAATTCTCCTACTGACCGTTCGAAATGAGTGGTCGTGAGTACCATTCCTTCCCGATCCAAGAGTTCTCCCGCATAGAATGCCTTCACAAACCGATACAGATCATCCAGAGTGGAGTAACCGCCTCCGGCACTGTTACCCATGATGGGGGTGAAGGGATCGGCAGGTTGTAGGGGAGCCTCGGGGTCTTGCGGATCACGCATATAGCCTGTCGCCAGACGGTCATCTTGAAAATCGATGCGATAGCCCGTGTTCTCCATTCCCAGAGGGTCGAGGATAAGGGATTCGATATAATCGTAGTAAGTCCCATCGGTCACCTTCTCGATCACCGCTCCGAGCAGCACAAAGCCGGTATTGCTGTACTGCTGCTCGCTGCCGGGTTCAAAGGCGATGGGTGCATCCTTCAAAAAGGCCATATAGGCGGGTATACTGGTGAGTTCTTCCATATTCTCCTGGAAATA encodes the following:
- a CDS encoding beta-lactamase family protein — protein: MHKTILPALFCALLMASCSDSPSVLSESKTPPSSSITDESASELSTVEVDKASQARIDSFMTVHTASGLFAGVVGVYTGFDEDFVKAYGQRNSEKDLPFERQTRVNIASLDKLFTTVAILRLVQEEKLDLEQKVKDILPELSDPRSDEVTLLNLLNHTSGYGMYWDDPYFQENMEELTSIPAYMAFLKDAPIAFEPGSEQQYSNTGFVLLGAVIEKVTDGTYYDYIESLILDPLGMENTGYRIDFQDDRLATGYMRDPQDPEAPLQPADPFTPIMGNSAGGGYSTLDDLYRFVKAFYAGELLDREGMVLTTTHFERSVGELKGLLLGGGAPGANSIIDYDIDADLLIIVLSNYDPPGAEEAARTIRGLILKP